The Tachysurus fulvidraco isolate hzauxx_2018 chromosome 19, HZAU_PFXX_2.0, whole genome shotgun sequence genomic sequence caaacacatttataatatatatactggactggactggacatTAGGAGTCGCGAGAGAGAACATTAACAGGAAGATGTCAATTACACTGACTCCTCAGGATGGATTCTGGACTGTAATACTGAGGAATGAGAATCAGTATAAGGCTTGTGAACATCCCTTTGTCCcactcacactgagagagaaggtggaggttgtgggggtgtttgtggattatgaggaATGTCTGGTCTCCTTTTATTATGTGAAGTCCAGATCTCATATCTACTCTTTCACTGGTCAGACTTTCACTGAGGAACTCTATCCATTCTTCAATCCTTGTTTAAATGAAGGAGGTAAAAATGCAGCACCACTGACCATCTCTCCTGTATTTAAAACTGAATACATTTAAACCACACAAATTTGATCATCAGATGGTAAGAGTAAGAagaatttgtttacttttttggtTAGATTTTAGAAATACATCCATATGTATCCATTTAAAATGCTGtagatattattttaatacctgGTTTTAATTGTAATCCTACAGTCTGTTTGTTATGATTGTCATTACAAATCACATAAACTATTTATCCAGCAATCaggatattttgtgtttgttttttgtttatgggaatgtgttttatttcactgtgtgtttttgttacaTTATAAATAGTAATTCATAGTTTATAAGATGAAAAAACTCAGGTGTAATTCATTTGTTGTTATTTCATGAcgctccgagtgtgtgtgtgtgtgtgtgtgtgtgtggggcggggggtggggtggggggtgggcagagggaaagagacagagagagggagagagacagagagagacacagagagagagatccttcATTTGCACAAGTcatgtaaaaaacaacaatcagtaactatataaataaataagagtattaaaataattcaaataaatgaggtaaactgataataataatcatcatcagcTTAGCTCTGGTGCAAAGCTTAGTTCTCCTTCAATGACAGCACATAGAGCATTATTACAACACCACACTGACTGAAACATGTGTCATTCACACTTTTATAGAAATTAAACTCTTGATTTAATAAGTCTAGAGAAGATTACTTTAGACTCTCAGTCTGTATTTTGAGCAAGTTTGTTTTTTCGGCTCAGGTATATCGCCATTTTTGCCTGACCAAAGATAAAATTGATCAGTTGGCACCTGAATCTGACGTATTTAAAAccaagaataaaacactgaaaagtaAAATCAACATTAAAAGACCTTAAGCAGCTCcgtaaaaacacaaagaaagactgtaacctggagcagtaaataaaagcatgaacagtttgtctctgtgaacagaaaggacaatcgtgtgtaacatcagggtttaATACGGAGGTAAAAGAGTTCACAGAGAGAATACAGTGTAAAATCCTCCACTGGAGGTCGGCAGCTCTTTTGGTTAACGGTGGTTTGTCTCCAGTCTGCTTTAATATCAGCATTAAAACCATGTACATTTCTCCATGGGGTGTCGACCCTCACACTCAgtttattcttatttaaaacCTTAACACTGGCTCTGTAGAGCAGCTTCCCCGACACTGTCCCAAAGTCCATCTCCCCCTCGCCCCGGCACTCCAGGAGGGGACCTTCATACCCGTCGAGGTCAGGAGCGATGTTCAGCTGGGGAAAGGGTTCCTCCTCTGCAGGACCGGTCTCTGTATACTGATAGTCCTTCAGCCGAACACGCTCCTCAGATGTTAAGGAGGACCTCCAGCGGTGCAAGAGTTGACAGACAACACACAGGGACCGCATTCCCATACGCGCTGCCAGGTCCGCCACCTTCAACAGGTCAGCTCCCGCGATCTGCACAAGCTCCCGGAGCGTCATAATGCCTGCGGAGATGagatattttaagaaataatattttaatcagtTGCTACTTTCATCCGTGCATTTAAAAGTAGCATGCAATTTTAAAtagtaatgcaattttatataattatttaaagacTTATTTGgttaatatgttattattaaataacttTATACAATTGTATTAAGCCAAGGAATTATTCGTATTGTATTGGTTTTTACCTTCTCCTCTTGAAGTTGACACAGTACGGTCATCCAACCCTctatcatatttaaaaaatatgaagtTTAAACACGTTGTTTGTGGAGCTGTTGTCCTGCTTGTGGACTTCAGGTGTCTAAAATGAGGGAGGGGCTACAAATCAGTGAGTACCGTCTGCAAAACCATGGGTACGGATTGCGAAAGCGTGCGCACGGTTTATGAATTTGTTGGTACGGATTACAAAACCTGAGGGTACAGTTTACAAATCTGATAGCACAGATTGTTTCCTCATGCGCACGCTTTGTAAAACTGAGGGAACAGTTTAATAATCCGTGAGTACGGTTTATAAACGGAGGGGACGAATTCGTGATCACGGATTTGTgggtcttgttttcttttacttaaTGTGTCCTGGAGATGGAAActtcataaagaaaaaaatatatttagggATGTACAGTGATTGCAGTGTGACCtgttacagagtgtgtgtgtgtgtgtgtgtgtgtgtgtatgtgtgtgcggtCACTCTGCTCACCTTGTGACCAGACAGATACACTCTCACTCAGTCGGTCTGTGAGTCGGTTTCAGATGTTTGTGAAGCCGAGTCATGAACTCCGTACCTACAGAGAAATGAAGCAAAACATGAACATATACCTAAACTTTCAGAAACTTTAACATAAAAAAGActtgaataaaaagaaaaggctTACAATAATAACACATATGAGAATGTAAAGaacataatttaataataaaaaaacataatgcaACCAATTAGTGCTGATTATATTATAGTTAAATagctaaatgtgtttatttaattacttcatGCATTTACAGCCttgcagtttattaaaaaaaatttggatgctataattcatttatattcattaagtttattgctctctctctctctctctctctctctctctctctccccctctatctgtccatcaatcATGCTGTCTAGTGCTGTGAATTAGACGAGGATCAGATCACATTTTATGACAAATTACAACAGAAAAccagtttattccaaacagTTTACATactttttcttgccactgtatatgaataattacaataaacacaatttataaaaaaaactcatgatTATGACGTctgctttttaaaaagattGTAATGAACTAAAACAGTGTGATAAACTGTTAATATTCTGTAAAAGCTGTAACACAAACCGGGTGTGATGCAGTTGAGTCGAACCGGGTCACTGCAGGTAAATCCTCGCCCTTCCCCACAGCCTTCTTTATTATTCCTCCGCTTCTTTTGCTGATctgaaagaaatgagagcaaCAACTGACATTAAGTGACCTACAGTAGAGTGCGGTTTGGGATGTAGCCCAGTGAAACTTCCATATATGAGTATTATTTTTGAACATAATCTATATAAACTATCACTAATTTAATCACCAACCTAACGAACTCGTTAAGGCAATCCAGACCAGCAAGCAGCTTCCTGTTAGATGCATCCTGCACTAATGGATGTAGAACGTACCTGAACCTTCTGCCACGCTGTTGGTTCATTTTGGCCCCGAGTGTGACACCATCCACGGCCATGAAGAACACCTTCCTGGGCTTGATGATGCGAAAGTCGAGGTAGTGGAAAATATCTGACTATTTTGCTCCCAGTTAAATGAACACCTgactatatattttaatataaaaacatattttaatataaaaacacctacatatattaaagaaatagatatacaagtaaaaaaatactCAAAGTTCATTATAAACGATTATACATTAATTTTCTCTCATCTAAAAAGTCCATCTGAATCACCTcagttttacaaataaaactttcTATAATGACGTCaatataattctataataagaataatactaAATAGATTTAgtattaaacaatatatttatatattaaacgttgtttatatttgtgtggcTATAGAGATAAACCCACATGTAAGTTGTCACAGCTACAGACTACATGACCCTTATGTCCTGTCATGAGCACTGGGGTTAGCACAAAGTTCCCTCCCCTCGCGCTCTATGTAGTGACCTACAGCTGTAACACACATCGAGTTGGGATTGTTCCACAATTACTTACTCTTCACTGAGTAATTAAAGCGCTGGAAATTAAAACTTCAGAATGTTTCCACGGTGAATTTATTCTCCTTTCTGCCTTCTTTAGCTAAAATTAATCACCAATCATGTGTAAATACACCTGTAAACATACACAGCCCTGACTGAGGTAAAGTGTTAGCCGGATGCTAGTGCTAAAGCTAACTAGCATCATTTATGAACACAAACCTGGTGCTCCTTCACAGCTTCGCTCAAACACGGATATCGCTCGGATGTCCATCTGTAAAATTTTGGAACCCCCATATTGccgagaaaaacaaaaaagcgcGGACGTGAAGAGCTGCATCAACTTAGAAGGCTAGGTTGGTattgctgtgtttgtgctcGCGGTTACTCTTGTTTGTTTTCCCACCCGTATTCAGACACGTCCCGCCTTCCTTCGTTCGGATTGTTTAAAACTATCTTATATCCCCACGATGATTGGACAGTACATTTAGCATCCAATACATTGCACAGAATTTGGGAATTTATGAAAACGGGTAGGACAAAAAACTACAGGCGATAATGGCTGTAGTCCTACCAATGATAATGTCTGTGTAGAATCTCTGACCAAATGACCCCAAAATGAGCTTAAAATATTACAGGATTTATGGTTTAATGTAAAAAACACAcgacagacttttttttatttattttaaacctatCTGAAAAGAAGGTAATACATTTATTagcaacacctttttttttcttttaaatattgtatttataaataaaatattccaaaGACAGGAAAAGGTCAATCTTTTGTATGtgctgtatgaatgcgctggtgtgtttggagtttacTCTGCtgtgtaaaactcttcccacactccgagcagtaatacggtctcactcctgtatgaatgtgcTGGTGTATTTGGAGATCACgttgtgtaataaaactcttcccacactccgagcagtgatacggtctcactcctgtatgaatgtgcTGGTGTATTTGGAGATTACTCTGCtgcgtaaaactcttcccacactccgagcagtgatacagtctcactcctgtatgaacaTGCTGGTGTCTTTGGAGACTACTCTGCcgcgtaaaactcttcccacactctgagcagtgatacggcctcactcctgtatgaatgcgctggtgtgtttggagtttactttgtgtaataaaactcttcccacactccgagcagtaatacggtctcactcctgtatgaatgcgctggtgtgtttggagaCTATTCTGCtgcgtaaaactcttcccacactccgagcagtgatacggtctcactcctgtatgaacgTGCTGGTGTCTTTGGAGACTACTCTGCtgcgtaaaactcttcccacactccgagcagtaatacggtctcactcctgtatgaatgcgctggtgtatttggagatcatgttgtgtaataaaactcttcccacactccgagcagtgatacggcctcactcctgtatgaatgcgctggtgtattTGGAGTTTACTTTGTGtcataaaactcttcccacactccgagcagttaTACGGCTTTTCTCCTGTAAGAATATGTTGGTGTGTTTAACCATGTTTAATGCATAACATTCACAATAACACTTTATTTAGGgacatttaactagttgcttattagcatgaatacttatagaatattggctatttattagtacttaatAAGCAcataatatgtttatatgtttattacaattatttaaccTGACAGGAAAAAATGTCTGAGATCAGCTAAACGTCAGGATACTTTGATAGTTAAAAACTACCTTCTGCTGCTGCCACGGGGGCAGATTTCTGTCTTCCCCTCCCTTGGAGCTCTCTCTCAGGCGGTGGTGGCCACACGGCTTGAGCTTCCTTCTGAGGCAGAGGTGGTTGCTGGGCATAAACATGGTGTGTTAGAAGCTTTGGATACAAATTTATGCTGAAAAatccccccctccccttctATATACAGCAACTACGCACTTACCCTTACTCCACACTATCCTCAGTAACGGTTATATCAGAGCAATCGGTGTAATCATCATGCACTTTTTTACGACTCGTCACTCCAGCCATCTTTTATCATCCACAATAACACACGAAAAATCTTCTCCTGATCGCTTGTGCGTTTTTAAGGTGGTCGATCTACACCGTGATTTTTCTATACGACAATATCATGAATTTCAACCAATAACACCGCTAATATTAATTTACACCTTTTATAGAACATACAAGGTTCTAAAAACAGTTTTGTTGAGGTTGtgagagtaaaaataaatcacttattttaacacaagcacaatgtttatgaataacaaaaaaatatataaataaaataaaataattttaatttaaaagcttgtgtttgtctaaagcacttttcctgATGCACACCCAGAAACAGAAACTTTAACAATCAATATTAGTTTAAAACGGTATAAATGGTGCATCCTTACATCGCTTCGGGCCCCAGTCTCTCTGCCACGTGATTTTCCTCTGGCGCGCCCGGACATACCGTCTACTGATTTCACACCGTGTATAATTCCCACTGAActgtaaacaaatacataaacactTACAGAACTGTAGTCctccattttacatttacagcatttagcagatacccttatttagcagacgcccttatttttgtagccttcccctaaaccataatgttgaacaatcttactttgttttcaggtcatttgagagttgttttaaggcctccatgttgccactcttcagaggagagtcaaaaagaacaacaacttgcaattggccaccttaaataccttttctcatgattggatgcacctgattatgaagttcaaggcttattttggaattgtgtgttccagttaAATCAGTGCTTAGTAGTTACAGGTAaattacaggtattcaaatcaaccaGATTTATGCATCTGTCTAATTTGGTTTTGAGGCATGTTGCACATTTACTGTtcatccaataaacctcatttcactactgaagtattactgtgtccttcagttatttagtagatcaaaattaaattgctgatccaaaacacccaaatatgtataaatgaaaattgttaggggttcctaaacttttgcatacgactgtaaaACTACAATGAATCAAATAAtcaacaaataatacaaaacctTCTCCAATACGCCCAGGTCCAAACCCTACTGCTCCACCCTAACCGCCTCGTGCGCTTAGATAACCGTTAGCACGTTTTTTAACGGTTTTTTTAAAGCgtaaaatttttaaattaatattttttaaacaaacgtCGAAAAACAATTGTAAtcaatgatagatagatagataaataaataaataaaagagaagagactgaaaacacaacatcatcCATCACGTATTTATGAGGAAACGATGCTAACAtcattaaaagaagaagaaaaaaacattgtatgTTCAAGTAATTCGTGTATTTCGCACTTTTTAAAATATCCCTTACGctgtaaaacactttattatacGATTATAATGCTCGTTCGTTCGCTCGTTCCATTTACTGCACTTAACTATTTCATTAACATTAGTTTAAATTCGTATACAGTTGTAAATATAAGGATTAAagtcacatttttattacacttaCCTCACCTTTATCGTCCAGAGCAACCTTCGACCTACGACATGCACCGTCCTCTTAACCACAATGTATCCATCTGGAAGGACACTATAACTAGTTCCGTTTGGGTCGTGAGTTGGTCGTCGGCGCTACTTTTTGACGTTGAAGAAGGTGGCACGAGCTTAAAAACAAAGATGGCAGCCGTCCACCAGATGACGCTCAAacacagataaatacaaacCTACAGCACTTTTGCTGGGAAAGATGTTTAAAAGATGCTAGTTTCCAAGATTAAaagtctttctttcatttttagttatataaaaaagtttCTTACTGACTGTAAGGAAATACTATATTACTGACCACGTTGGAAAAGACATGaccaaaataaatgacaaaaagctGATGGACCATTATGGGAATCGGCTTAATGGCTTCCAGAACATGTTACTTTCCATCAAATTCTTGAAGTTTAATCCTAAGCTTCTATTACTGTCTGTTTGGACTTTCcagaacatgtttttttctgtttggacTTTCCAGAACTCGAATACTCTAATACTTTGTGCCAACATTGTCTATATCGTGGATTAATTGCAATGAACTATGAAACCATTTCAAAAACAATTCAATATCTGAGGAATGTTAAATCGGTGAAGCATTACCAgtaaaagcaataataaaacCAAACCAGAACATTACAATTAAACAgcaacataacacaacatatcCTTCTTTTATGGGTACTGTTTGGGACAAAgtattacattaaataaagtaaaataaaaaatgtttaaacataaaactCTTTTTAGGAACCACTGTAAatctttaatgcatttttttgatGAACTGCAGACACAGTTTAAGTACCGTCATTGTTCTTTAGATGTAATGTTTAAAACTATCCCATGAGCTCAGTCCTGATGAGGCCGAATCTCtgatagtcaagtcaagtcaagtcacctttattgtcacatcaccacatgtgccttggtgagtgaaattcttgggagcgagctccagacattgcaga encodes the following:
- the LOC113653855 gene encoding zinc finger protein 239-like, which codes for MSGRARGKSRGRETGARSDQPPLPQKEAQAVWPPPPERELQGRGRQKSAPVAAAEGEKPYNCSECGKSFMTQSKLQIHQRIHTGVRPYHCSECGKSFITQHDLQIHQRIHTGVRPYYCSECGKSFTQQSSLQRHQHVHTGVRPYHCSECGKSFTQQNSLQTHQRIHTGVRPYYCSECGKSFITQSKLQTHQRIHTGVRPYHCSECGKSFTRQSSLQRHQHVHTGVRLYHCSECGKSFTQQSNLQIHQHIHTGVRPYHCSECGKSFITQRDLQIHQHIHTGVRPYYCSECGKSFTQQSKLQTHQRIHTAHTKD